A stretch of the Capra hircus breed San Clemente chromosome 10, ASM170441v1, whole genome shotgun sequence genome encodes the following:
- the LOC102185657 gene encoding olfactory receptor 4Q2, whose protein sequence is MDENQTKVVREFILAGFSQTQSIETGLFVLFLLFYVSTWVGNVLIMVTVVYDNHLNSSPMYFLLGNLSFLDLCYSTVTTPKLLADFLDNEKLIPYGQCIVQLFFLHVVGAAEMFLLTVMAYDRYVAICRPLHYTTIMSRGLCCVLVAASWMGGFVHSTVQTILTARLPFCGPNQVDNFFCDVPPVIKLACADTFVIELLMVSNSGLISTSSFVVLVSSYATILVKIRSKEGRRKALSTCGSHLMVVTLFFGPCIFIYARPFSTFSVDKMVSVLYNVITPMLNPLIYTLRNKEVKSAMRKLWDRSGLTWKKQET, encoded by the coding sequence ATGGATGAAAACCAAACAAAGGTAGTGAGAGAATTTATCCTGGCGGGTTTCTCACAGACACAATCTATTGAAACAGGGCTATTTGTACTATTTCTTCTCTTCTATGTGTCCACTTGGGTAGGAAATGTCCTTATCATGGTCACAGTAGTCTATGATAACCATCTGAATTCATCACCCATGTATTTCCTTCTTGGCAACCTCTCTTTCCTCGATCTATGTTATTCAACAGTAACTACCCCTAAGCTTCTGGCTGACTTCCTTGATAATGAAAAGCTCATTCCCTATGGCCAATGCATTGTGCAGCTCTTCTTCCTGCATGTTGTAGGGGCAGCAGAGATGTTCCTGCTCACAGTGATGGCCTATGATCGCTATGTTGCAATTTGTCGCCCCCTGCACTATACCACCATCATGAGTCGAGGATTATGCTGTGTGTTGGTAGCTGCCTCCTGGATGGGAGGATTTGTGCACTCTACTGTCCAGACAATTCTCACTGCCCGTCTGCCCTTTTGTGGGCCAAATCAGGTGGACAACTTCTTTTGTGATGTTCCCCCTGTCATCAAACTTGCCTGTGCAGACACTTTTGTCATTGAATTGCTAATGGTATCTAATAGTGGGTTGATTTCTACCAGCTCCTTTGTAGTGTTGGTTTCTTCCTATGCCACTATCCTAGTCAAGATTCGCTCCAAGGAAGGAAGGCGAAAGGCACTCTCAACCTGTGGCTCTCACCTCATGGTGGTAACACTCTTTTTTGGACCCTGTATTTTCATCTATGCTCGTCCATTCTCCACTTTTTCTGTGGACAAGATGGTGTCTGTACTCTACAATGTTATTACTCCCATGCTGAACCCCCTCATCTACACACTTCGGAACAAAGAGGTCAAGTCAGCCATGCGAAAGCTGTGGGATAGGAGTGGACTTACttggaaaaagcaggagacataa